The following are from one region of the Arachis duranensis cultivar V14167 chromosome 10, aradu.V14167.gnm2.J7QH, whole genome shotgun sequence genome:
- the LOC107471602 gene encoding mitochondrial import receptor subunit TOM20: MDLQQNEFDRLLFFEHARKTAEAEYAKNPLDADNLTRWGGALLELSQFQTFPETKKMTEDAISKLEEALVVNPKKHDTLWCLGNAHTSQAFLIPDRDEAKVYFDKAAEYFQQAVDEDPSNELYHKSLEVAAKAPELHVEIHKHGGFAQQQSTGSTGASTSAGTKTQKKKKSSDLKYDIFGWIILAVGIVAWVGFAKSNLPPPPPPPPRRG, encoded by the exons ATGGATTTGCAGCAGAACGAGTTCGATCGCCTTTTGTTCTTCGAGCACGCCCGTAAAACTGCCGAAGCTGAATACGCCAAGAACCCTCTCGATGCCGAC AACTTGACAAGATGGGGCGGAGCTTTGTTAGAGTTGTCACAATTTCAGACTTTTCCCGAAACTAAGAAAATGACCGAAG ATGCTATTTCCAAGCTGGAGGAGGCTCTTGTGGTTAATCCCAAGAAGCATGATACTCTCTGGTGCCTGGGAAATGCTCACACCTCTCAAGCATTCTTAATTCCTGACCGTGATGAAGCGAAAGTTTATTTCGATAAGGCAGCTGAGTACTTCCAGCAAGCTGTTGATGAG GATCCTAGCAATGAACTATACCACAAATCATTGGAAGTGGCTGCCAAG GCTCCTGAGCTGCATGTAGAAATCCATAAGCATGGTGGCTTTGCTCAGCAGCAGTCAACTGGATCAACTGGAGCTTCTACTTCTGCTGGTACCAAG actcaaaagaaaaagaagagcagTGATCTGAAGTATGACATATTTGGATGGATTATTCTGGCTGTTGGCATTGTTGCATGGGTGGGGTTTGCGAAGTCGAACTTGCCTCCTCCTCCACCACCGCCTCCACGACGAGGGTAG
- the LOC107471593 gene encoding uncharacterized protein LOC107471593, protein MAPLSVSRTCVLYLLRVLGFSVTYVRGGKIHASVKKAFVSRFVNLLEEGISYQIRYFGVGLNKGYFKTTHHEYVVNLNQRTDVHRLPESSSIPRYGFKFVSFDTLNTPGYDCTYLVDVVGYLAGIGNAKTLEKDGKSTKYTVIELEIDDGKIMECALLGNYVHELNTFLGSDCKDGAVVVLQFVRVKLFNEKIVLQNSMYGTKMFFNLEDTTVIQFKNRFEESRGNIGRISNEAAFLKIYQGKTIEQLKEFDTEFDYTGSLLPISKTSSIIEGEKVKGAKNLLLEFSNEVAANDKSELLENAITPTKRLCSESEESKIRNEMCNKEHNILCQLLF, encoded by the exons ATGGCGCCTCTCTCTGTGTCGCGCACTTGTGTTTTGTACTTgcttagggttttgggtttttcaGTTACTTATGTGCGT GGAGGAAAAATACACGCCTCAGTTAAGAAGGCTTTTGTGTCTCGATTCGTGAATTTGCTGGAGGAAGGAATATCTTAccaaataagatattttggtgTTGGACTCAATAAGGGTTACTTCAAGACTACACATCATGAATACGTGGTTAATTTAAACCAACGTACTGATGTGCACAGACTTCCAGAATCGTCGAGTATCCCACGATATGGATTTAAGTTTGTGAGTTTTGACACTCTCAATACTCCTGGGTATGATTGCACCTATTTAGTTg ATGTTGTTGGATATCTTGCTGGAATTGGGAATGCGAAGACTCTTGAAAAGGATGGCAAATCTACCAAATATACTGTTATCGAATTAGAGATTGATGATGG aaaaataatggagtGTGCACTTCTTGGCAACTATGTACATGAATTAAATACTTTTCTGGGATCTGACTGTAAGGATGGAGCTGTTGTCGTCTTACAGTTTGTTAGAGTGAAGTTATTTAACG aaaagattgttttacaaaattccATGTATGGCACAAAGATGTTCTTCAATCTTGAAGATACAACTGTCATCCAATTTAAAAATAG ATTTGAAGAATCTAGAGGTAATATTGGCAGAATTTCAAATGAGGCtgcattcttaaaaatttatcaaggCAAAACCATCGAACAGTTAAAAGAATTCGATacg gaaTTTGACTACACCGGTAGTTTGCTTCCAATTTCAAAAACATCCTCAATCATTGAAGGGGAGAAAGTAAAAGGTGCTAAg AATTTGTTGCTTGAATTCTCCAATGAAGTTGCTGCCAATGATAAATCCGAATTGTTGGAAAATGCTATTACACCAACTAAGCGATTATGCTCGGAGTCGGAAGAATCGAAG ATTCGAAATGAAATGTGTAA